CGTTCCTCGAACCCGTGGATCAGCGAGTTCATCACCAGGTTGGTCATGATCTGGGAAATCGCGCCGGGGTAACCGTCCAGCAGGAGATCCTCGGGGCAGGACACGGCGACGTCCACGTGCTTGCGCCGCAGCTCGGGCCGCAGGCTGACCAGCACCTCGTTCAGGTAGGCGCCCAGCCGGAAGCTGCGCCGGTGCTCGGCGGACTGGTCGACCGAGACCTGCTTGAAGCTCTGCACGAGCTGGGCGGCGCGGTTGAGGTTGGCCAGCACCAGGCTCGCGGACTCGTCGGCGGTCGCCAGGAACTCCTCGAACTCGGTCTTGCTGAGCCTCCCCGCCCGGTACAACTCGCGGGCGGCCTTGACGCGCTGCTCGAGGTGCGAGGCGGCCGTGACGCCGATGCCCAGCGGGGTGTTGATCTCGTGGGCCACGCCGGCGACCAGGTTGCCCAGGGCCGCCATCTTCTCGGACGTGATCAGCCTAGCCTGCGCCTCCTGCAGCTCCGCGGTGCGCTCTTCGACGCGGTTCTCCAGCTCCTGGTTCATGTCCTGGACGCGGCGCTCCGATTCCTTGCGCTCGGTGATGTCGCGGGCGAAGGCGCAGTGGAACTTGCGGCCGCCGAACTCCTGGTAGCTGGACGAGACCTCGACCGGGTAGATCCGCCCCGTCTTGGTGCGGTGGATGCCCTGGACCAGGACCGAACCCTGGTCGCGCACGGTCCGCCAGACCTGCGGCCACTCCTCGCGCGCTAGGTCGGTCGAGATGTCGAGGATCGACATGCGCAGCAGCTCGTCGCGGTCGTAGCCCAGGGTCAGGCAGGCGGTGTCGTTGACGTCCACCAGGGAGCCGTCCTCGCCGATCCAGTAGACC
This sequence is a window from bacterium. Protein-coding genes within it:
- a CDS encoding PAS domain S-box protein; protein product: ITDRITSEQAMRRSQRQMATLVGNLPGMVYRCRGDQNLSLAYVNDGCLNLTGYSRDELLDGRAVTAPQFIHPADFPYVRTTIWDAMERHVPFRLEYRMITKQGELKWVWEQGVGVYDERGHLETVEGFVLDVSERVLAENELRRSKYSIDHASDAVYWIGEDGSLVDVNDTACLTLGYDRDELLRMSILDISTDLAREEWPQVWRTVRDQGSVLVQGIHRTKTGRIYPVEVSSSYQEFGGRKFHCAFARDITERKESERRVQDMNQELENRVEERTAELQEAQARLITSEKMAALGNLVAGVAHEINTPLGIGVTAASHLEQRVKAARELYRAGRLSKTEFEEFLATADESASLVLANLNRAAQLVQSFKQVSVDQSAEHRRSFRLGAYLNEVLVSLRPELRRKHVDVAVSCPEDLLLDGYPGAISQIMTNLVMNSLIHGFEEREAGAIRIEVAVLAGSVRLRYGDDGCGMSQDQVLRIFDPFFTTKRGRGGSGLGMNIVFNLVTQMLGGTIVCQSMPGDGCSFDIVMPIQAPATSRMPEMQP